CGCTGTGTGCGGGAGGCTGCCATCACGAGGCCTTTGTCCGGTATGGCGATTCCGGTCATGCGAATCTCCACTACTGTGACTGGATTCGCGAATGGACGCACACCTGCCTCAGCGTTTACGGCGCCATCGCCGAAGAAAACCCAGCATTCCTGGAGCACTTTTCAGAGAGGAAGGCATCATGAAGCATCTGCGGGCGATCAACAGGAAGGCTGCTCGTATTGCCGAACAAACTTCGGCGGAGCAGAACGACATTGTGGCGATGCAGCAACAGCAGCCGCCGCCGCAGCAACCGCACGTCCCCATGGGATGTTCCATTGTCTTTTCCCCGGGATGGGAAGTCGACTCGGCCGGTGGTACGGCGGGCCTATGCCAGCCGGTGGAGCGGGACATCTTTGACTGCTACGTCACCTGCTTCTGGCCGGCCCAGGTTCCGGATCACCTGAACAACTATCCGGACTGGACCACCAAGTGCGCTGTCGCTACGAAGGACTGGCGCAACATCGACATCGTCTTTCCCTAATCTCGAACGAGGATCTGAATGCGAGCGATCTCCGCACTTCTCACGTTGGTATGTCTTACCGGCTCACTCTTTGCAGCTCCTGCCAAGGCTGTGAAGCCGGCCACGCCTGAGCTGATGTATCTGGGGGTATGGCCACATACCATTCTTGTCATCGACGCCAACCAGGAAAAGATCGTCGACAAGATCGATCTTCCCACTGACATCGCCCGCACGCTGCTGCTCTCACCCGATTGCAAGAAGATCATCG
This genomic window from Terriglobus albidus contains:
- the qhpC gene encoding quinohemoprotein amine dehydrogenase subunit gamma, whose protein sequence is MKHLRAINRKAARIAEQTSAEQNDIVAMQQQQPPPQQPHVPMGCSIVFSPGWEVDSAGGTAGLCQPVERDIFDCYVTCFWPAQVPDHLNNYPDWTTKCAVATKDWRNIDIVFP